The Actinomycetota bacterium genome segment CGAGAGCAACGCCGCGCGCCTGGGCTGGCGTGAGGCGATGGAGGGCGCGTTCGCGGAACCGCCGCTCGCCGTCCTGGTGGGCGCCGCGTTCGGATCGCTGCTGCTGGACAGGATCGGCGCGGACGGCTTCCACGTGCATATCCACGGCGCCCCCCGGACGGCCCGCTCCCTGTCGGTCCGCTCGGCGGTCGCGGTGGCCGGGAACCCCGATCTCGTGCTGAGGGACATCGCACCCGAGGCGGCCGGAC includes the following:
- a CDS encoding DUF927 domain-containing protein, whose translation is MGVEQTLVAVPSCEACGTGCLHGYGTVRGESNAARLGWREAMEGAFAEPPLAVLVGAAFGSLLLDRIGADGFHVHIHGAPRTARSLSVRSAVAVAGNPDLVLRDIAPEAAGHRLAATAPMPVGFRRAEPALLAEIGSGGLGGVVLTTGDRPVPG